In Macaca nemestrina isolate mMacNem1 chromosome 9, mMacNem.hap1, whole genome shotgun sequence, a single genomic region encodes these proteins:
- the LOC139355296 gene encoding cadherin-23-like isoform X2: MENSPAGTPLTVLNGPILALDADEDIYAVVTYQLLGAQSGLFDINSSTGVVTVRSGVIIDREAFLPPILELLLLAEDIGLLNSTAHLLITILDDNDNRPTFSPATLTVHLLENCPPGFSVLQVTATDEDSGLNGELVYRIEAGAQDRFFIHPVTGVIRVGNATIDREEQESYRLTVVATDRGTVPLSGTAIITILIEDINDSCPEFLNPIQTVSVLESAEPGTVIANVTAIDRDLNPKLEYHIVGIVAKDDTDLLVPDQEDAFAVNINTGSVMVKSPLNRELVATYEVTLSVIDNASDLPERSVSVPNAKLTVNVLDVNDNTPQFKPFGITYYTERILEGATPGTTLIAVAAVDPDKGLNGLVTYTLLDLVPPGYVQLEDSSAGKVIANRTVDYEEVHWLNFTVRASDNGSPPRAAEIPVYLEIVDINDNNPIFDQPSYQEAVFEDVPVGTVILTVTATDADSGNFALIEYSLGDGEGKFAINPTTGDIYVLSSLDREKKDHYILTALAKDNPGDVASNRRENSVQVVIQVLDVNDCRPQFSKPQFSTSVYENEPAGTSVITMMATDQDEGPNGELTYSLEGPGVEAFHVDMDSGLVTTQRPLQSYERFNLTVVATDGGEPPLWGTTMLLVEVIDVNDNRPVFVRPPNGTILHIREEIPLRSNVYEVYATDKDEGLNGAVRYSFLKTAGNRDWEFFTIDPISGLIQTAQRLDRETQAVYSLILVASDLGQPVPYETMQPLQVALEDIDDNEPLFVRPPKGSPQYQLLTVPEHSPRGTLVGNVTGAVDADEGLNAIVYYFIAVGNEEKNFHLQPDGRLLVLRDLDREREAIFSFIVKASSNRSWTPPRGPSPTLDLVADLTLQEVRVVLEDINDQPPRFTKAEYTAGVATDAKVGSELIQVLALDADIGNNSLVFYSILAIHYFQALANDSEDVGQVFTMGSVDGILRTFDLFMAYSPGYFVVDIVARDLAGHNDTAIIGIYILRDDQRVKIVINEIPDRVRSFEEEFIHLLSNITGAIVNTDDVQFHVDKKGRVNFAQTELLIHVVNRDTNRILDVDRVIQMIDENKEQLRNLFRNYNVLDVQPAISVRLPDDMSALQMAIIVLAILLFLAAMLFVLMNWYYRTVHKRKLKAIVAGSAGNRGFIDIMDMPNTNKYSFDGANPVWLDPFCRNLELATQAEHEDDLPENLSEIADLWNSPTRTHGTFGREPAAVKPDDDRYLRAAIQEYDNIAKLGQIIREGPIKLIQTELDEEPRDQSPGQGSLRFRHKPPVELKGPDGIHVVHGSTGTLLATDLNSLPEDDQKGLGRSLETLTAAEATAFERNARTESAKSTPLHKLRDVIMESPLEITEL, encoded by the exons ATGGAAAACTCTCCCGCTG GGACCCCTCTCACGGTCCTCAATGGGCCCATCCTGGCCCTGGATGCAGATGAAGACATCTACGCCGTGGTGACCTACCAACTGCTGGGCGCCCAGAGTGGCCTCTTTGACATCAACAGCAGCACCG gtgtggtgaccgTGAGGTCAGGTGTCATCATTGACCGGGAGGCATTCTTGCCACCCAtcctggagctgctgctgctggctgagGACATCGGGCTGCTCAACAGCACGGCCCACCTGCTCATCACCATCCTGGATGACAATGACAACCGCCCCACCTTTAGCCCTGCCACCCTCACTGTCCACCTGCTAGAGAACTGCCCACCTG GATTCTCAGTCCTTCAAGTCACAGCCACAGATGAGGACAGTGGGCTCAATGGAGAGCTGGTCTACCGAATAGAAGCTGGGGCTCAGGACCGCTTCTTCATTCACCCGGTCACCGGGGTCATCCGTGTTGGCAATGCCACCATCGACAGAGAGGAGCAGGAGTCCTACAGGCTAACGGTGGTGGCCACCGACCGGGGCACCGTTCCTCTCTCGGGCACAGCCATCATCACCATCCTGATCGAGGACATCAATGACTCCTGCCCTGAGTTCCTCAACCCCATCCAGACAGTGAGCGTACTGGAGTCGGCCGAGCCAGGCACTGTCATTGCCAATGTCACAGCCATTGACCGCGACCTCAACCCAAAACTAGAGTACCACATCGTCGGCATTGTGGCCAAGGATGACACTGATCTCCTGGTGCCCGACCAGGAGGATGCCTTTGCTGTGAATATCAACACAG GATCTGTAATGGTGAAGTCCCCCCTGAACCGGGAGCTGGTTGCCACCTATGAGGTCACTCTCTCAGTGATTGACAATGCCAGCGACCTACCAGAGCGCTCTGTCAGTGTGCCAAATG CCAAGCTGACTGTCAACGTCCTGGACGTCAATGACAATACGCCCCAGTTCAAGCCCTTTGGGATCACCTACTACACGGAGCGGATCCTGGAGGGGGCCACCCCCGGGACAACACTCATTGCTGTGGCAGCTGTGGACCCTGACAAGGGCCTCAATGGGCTGGTCACCTACACCCTGCTGGACCTGGTGCCCCCAGGCTACGTCCAGCTGGAGGACTCCTCGGCAG GGAAGGTCATTGCCAACCGGACAGTGGACTACGAGGAGGTGCACTGGCTCAACTTTACTGTGAGGGCCTCAGACAACGGGTCCCCACCCCGGGCAGCTGAGATCCCTGTCTACCTGGAGATCGTGGACATCAATGACAACAACCCCATCTTTGACCAGCCCTCCTACCAG GAGGCGGTCTTTGAGGATGTGCCTGTGGGCACAGTCATCCTGACAGTCACTGCCACTGATGCTGACTCAGGCAACTTTGCACTCATTGAGTACAGCCTTGGAGATGGAGAGGGCAAGTTTGCCATCAACCCCACCACG GGTGACATCTATGTGCTGTCTTCTCTGGACCGGGAGAAGAAGGACCACTATATCCTGACTGCCTTGGCCAAAGACAACCCTGGGGATGTAGCCAGCAACCGTCGTGAAAATTCAGTGCAG GTGGTGATCCAAGTGCTGGATGTCAATGACTGCCGGCCACAGTTCTCCAAGCCCCAGTTCAGCACAAGTGTGTATGAGAATGAGCCAGCGGGCACCTCGGTCATCACCATGATGGCCACTGACCAGGATGAAGGTCCCAATGGAGAGTTGACCTACTCACTCGAGGGCCCTGGCGTGG AGGCCTTCCATGTGGACATGGACTCGGGCCTGGTGACCACACAGCGGCCACTGCAGTCCTACGAGAGGTTCAATCTGACCGTGGTGGCCACAGATGGCGGAGAGCCCCCACTCTGGGGCACCACCATGCTCCTGGTGGAGGTCATCGACGTCAATGACAACCGCCCTGTCTTTGTGCGCCCACCCAACGGCACCATCCTCCACATCAGAGAG GAGATCCCGCTGCGCTCCAACGTGTATGAGGTCTACGCCACAGACAAGGATGAAGGCCTCAACGGGGCCGTGCGCTACAGCTTCCTGAAGACGGCGGGCAACCGGGACTGGGAGTTCTTCACCATCGACCCAATCAGCGGCCTCATCCAGACTGCGCAGCGCCTGGACCGCGAGACGCAGGCGGTGTACAGC CTCATCTTGGTGGCCAGCGACCTGGGCCAGCCGGTGCCATACGAGACTATGCAGCCGCTGCAGGTGGCCCTGGAGGACATTGATGACAACGAACCCCTCTTCGTGAGGCCTCCA AAAGGCAGCCCCCAGTACCAGCTGCTGACAGTGCCTGAGCACTCACCACGCGGCACCCTCGTGGGCAATGTGACGGGCGCAGTGGATGCAGATGAGGGCCTCAACGCGATCGTGTACTACTTCATCGCAG TCGGCAACGAAGAGAAGAACTTCCATCTGCAGCCCGACGGGCGTCTGCTGGTGCTGCGGGACCTGGACCGGGAGCGAGAAGCCATCTTCTCCTTCATAGTCAAGGCCTCCAGCAATCGCAGCTGGACACCTCCCCGTGGACCCTCCCCAACCCTCGACCTGGTTGCTGACCTCACACTGCAGGAGGTGCGCGTTGTGCTAGAGGACATCAACGACCAGCCGCCACGCTTCACCAAGGCTGAGTACACTGCAG GGGTGGCCACCGACGCCAAAGTGGGCTCAGAGTTGATCCAGGTTCTGGCCCTGGATGCAGACATTGGCAACAACAGCCTTGTCTTCTACAGCATTCTGGCCATCCACTACTTCCAGGCCCTTGCCAACGACTCTGAAGATGTGGGCCAGGTCTTCACCATGG GGAGCGTGGACGGCATTCTGCGCACCTTCGACCTCTTCATGGCCTATAGCCCCGGCTACTTTGTGGTGGACATTGTGGCCCGAGACCTGGCAGGCCACAACGACACGGCCATCATCGGCATCTACATCCTGAGGGACGACCAGCGCGTCAAGATCGTCATTAACGAGATCCCCGACCGTGTGCGCAGCTTCGAGGAGGAGTTCATTCACCTGCTCTCCAACATCACTGGTGCCATTGTCAATACTGATGATGTACAG TTCCATGTGGACAAGAAGGGCCGGGTGAACTTTGCGCAGACAGAGCTGCTCATCCACGTGGTGAACCGTGATACCAACCGTATCCTGGATGTGGACCG GGTGATCCAGATGATCGATGAGAACAAGGAGCAGCTGCGGAATCTTTTCCGGAACTACAACGTCCTGGACGTGCAGCCTGCCATCTCTGTCCGGCTGCCGGATGACATGTCTGCCCTGCAG ATGGCGATCATTGTCCTGGCCATCCTCCTGTTCCTGGCTGCCATGCTCTTCGTCCTCATGAACTGGTACTACAGGACCGT ACACAAGAGGAAACTCAAGGCCATTGTGGCTGGCTCAGCTG GGAATCGTGGCTTCATCGATATCATGGACATGCCTAACACCAACAAGTACTCCTTTGATGG AGCCAACCCTGTGTGGCTGGATCCCTTCTGTCGGAACCTAGAACTGGCCACCCAGGCAGAGCATGAGGATGACCTACCGGAGAACCTGAGTGAGATCGCCGACCTGTGGAACAGCCCCACGCGCACCCAC GGAACTTTTGGGCGTGAGCCAGCAGCCGTCAAGCCTGATGATGACCGATACCTGCGGGCTGCCATCCAGGAGTATGACAACATTGCCAAACTGGGCCAGATCATTCGTGAGGGGCCTATCAAG